CGAAGAGAAGgcagaagatggagaggaagaaacCAAGCCCCTGAATTTTCCTTTTGTAAAACCGCTTTGTGATCTTACCGTTACGTTATTCCAATTGGACAAGTCAAATATCTGGCTACGAGGCCGTGCTTTGGTTATTATTCTTCAGCGATTACTCGGATCAACTATTGAGAAGGTCGTTCGAACTACTGTGGACGACCGTTTGAAAACAGAATCAACGATATTTTCCATCCTTTCTGGACTTCAGAATGTTCTCTGGCCCGATGGAGAATTTAGAAAGCatagcaaagaaagaacccTTACGGAAAAGTCAAGAACAAAACAGAAGGCTCGGTATATGCTTGTCACATTCATTGTAGACTCCTGTTCGAGGGTGTTCGGCCGGCAGGGGTCGAAACGGGCTGCTGATCTTTGCTTTGATTCATTTCAGAACGAGTTACTAAACAAGCACTTGACGCTAACTTTGCTAGACGAAATATTTAAGGAATTGTTCCTTACGGAGAAGGAAACTTAGATTTAGATCTTATTGTACATTACTATGTATACATATACTATGACTATCATTATTGGACCCGCTTTTTAAGCGTCTGTGCGGAAAGActttctctgtctcttcGTGTAAACACCGACAATGTGGTGATgtcttcgtcttcgtcatcatATTCATCCAATTTGTGTCTTTTATTCATTAACTGACCATGGATTTTGTCAATGCCTTCTTTTACAAGGTCACGGCCTAAGATCATAGCATGCAAGTTTGCCTTTATTCTATGTCCTGGATCGGACTCACAGGGATTTTTTTCAGGAATAAGAGAGAACAACTGACGTAATTGCAATCTCTCGTCGGGGTTTCCAAGAGTAGACGATACATCGTGCCAATCTAAGGGTAGATTGATGCTTTCATCTACCTTGCTATTATCTGAAACAAGTTGGTTTCGACGCATCATGATAAGTGAATCAAGTAGTCCATTCAGTCTGTTAAACAGCTGATCTTTCAACTCATCTGGAATTCTAATATCATGGCCAACAGTGGCTTGAAATACCCTTCTCTGACCGTTATCTTCTCTATCATCGGCATGCTTCTGATTATGCTCTATAATTTTCTTACCAATTTTCCTTTCAAACAGAATATCAAGAGTCTGTTTCATGTCTTCAACAGCAGAAACATGCGGATTATAGAACTCTAACATATATCCCTCgggcttcttcttcccaGAATCATTACATACATCAGTGTATTGGGTGAATCTATCAGGTCCAAACtcagcttcaaaatcttgCTTCACAGGAGGcatctcatcttcacttAAAGGCCAATCGGTGAATTTGCGATTCGGATAATATTGGTTCCTTATGTGGAGAAGATGTACTGCGTAAAGATGAAGAGCCAAATCAGACCtaaattcatcatccatatAGTTCATGATTCGTCGATACTC
The sequence above is a segment of the Brettanomyces nanus chromosome 4, complete sequence genome. Coding sequences within it:
- a CDS encoding uncharacterized protein (EggNog:ENOG41) yields the protein MDDVIQPDSSPMAHSSQQDGGNSDDSEDEEVFEDDTENRITSTTGVGDLIDGTSMDADDLQEYHNGTVSTIALPKSRLRILEEYRRIMNYMDDEFRSDLALHLYAVHLLHIRNQYYPNRKFTDWPLSEDEMPPVKQDFEAEFGPDRFTQYTDVCNDSGKKKPEGYMLEFYNPHVSAVEDMKQTLDILFERKIGKKIIEHNQKHADDREDNGQRRVFQATVGHDIRIPDELKDQLFNRLNGLLDSLIMMRRNQLVSDNSKVDESINLPLDWHDVSSTLGNPDERLQLRQLFSLIPEKNPCESDPGHRIKANLHAMILGRDLVKEGIDKIHGQLMNKRHKLDEYDDEDEDITTLSVFTRRDRESLSAQTLKKRVQ